From one Rhineura floridana isolate rRhiFlo1 chromosome 4, rRhiFlo1.hap2, whole genome shotgun sequence genomic stretch:
- the LOC133384427 gene encoding uncharacterized protein LOC133384427: protein MQPAQGPSAESTQDRWTRSEQPRILLCGHSMMFWAGRRAAKSRFGTQLGLSQWAAVRWLGRRGMRWDGLLPALFQPAVEVAAPQVLVIHLGGNDLGLLKGKALIEQACGDLRAIARRWPGVHLVWSDILPRRRWNCAGDPRGMDRARKKVNRQIQRALRDLGGSVIHHPEVGHNKLELFRPDGVHLTDKGNDIFLRDLQKGLHQILIGCGVKGD from the coding sequence atcgctggacaagatcggagcagccacgcatcctcctatgtggccacagtatgatgttctgggcaggccgcagggcggcgaagtctcgcttcggcacgcagctggggctcagtcaatgggccgcagtgcggtggctgggacgtcgggggatgcgttgggatgggctcctgccagccttgtttcaaccggctgtggaagtggcagcgccccaggtgctggtgatccacctcgggggcaacgacttgggtctgttaaagggcaaggccctaattgaacaggcatgcggtgacctccgggccattgcacgtcgctggccgggggtgcacttagtgtggtcagacatcctgccgcgcaggaggtggaattgtgccggtgacccacgagggatggacagggcacggaaaaaggtgaacaggcaaattcagagggcccttagggacttaggaggttctgtcatccaccacccagaggtgggccacaacaagcttgagctgtttcggcctgacggcgtccatttgacggacaagggcaacgacatctttctaagggacctgcagaagggtttacaccagattcttatcgggtgtggggtaaagggggactaa